The Pantoea nemavictus genome includes a region encoding these proteins:
- a CDS encoding sugar ABC transporter substrate-binding protein, translating to MKFKKALVTSLLACMLPAAVMAKDLQVGVSMALFDDNFLTILRTAMQKEMTKDGIKGQVEDAKGDVSQQLQQVQNFIGQGVDAIIVNPVDTNAVKPLVDAAAKAGVPLVFVNRKPAGELKDKMAFVGSDSELAGRLQMEALAKKMNGKGNVAILLGDLANESTRERTKGVEAVVAKYPDIKVVQKQTAKFTRNDAVDVVSNWLTAGDDIQAIASNNDEMAIGALQALGKNPNHILVAGVDGTPDALQMIKNDKMVASVFQDAKGQGEGAVQTAVKLINGEKVQKVVDIPFQLITKENYEKFASQNQK from the coding sequence ATGAAATTCAAAAAAGCGTTAGTGACTTCCCTGTTAGCTTGCATGTTACCTGCCGCAGTGATGGCAAAAGACCTTCAGGTGGGCGTTTCTATGGCGCTATTTGATGACAACTTCCTCACCATTCTGCGCACCGCAATGCAAAAAGAGATGACCAAAGATGGCATTAAAGGTCAGGTCGAAGATGCAAAGGGTGACGTTTCACAACAGCTGCAGCAGGTGCAGAACTTCATCGGTCAGGGCGTTGACGCCATCATCGTTAACCCGGTCGATACCAACGCGGTGAAACCACTGGTGGACGCGGCAGCGAAAGCCGGCGTGCCGCTGGTATTTGTGAACCGTAAACCGGCGGGTGAGCTGAAAGATAAAATGGCGTTTGTCGGTTCAGATTCTGAACTGGCAGGCCGTCTGCAGATGGAAGCGTTAGCCAAGAAGATGAACGGCAAAGGCAACGTGGCGATTCTGTTGGGCGATTTGGCCAATGAATCCACCCGCGAACGCACCAAAGGTGTTGAAGCGGTAGTGGCGAAATATCCGGACATCAAAGTGGTGCAGAAACAGACCGCGAAATTCACCCGTAACGATGCGGTTGACGTGGTGAGTAACTGGCTGACCGCCGGTGACGACATCCAGGCCATTGCTTCTAACAACGATGAAATGGCGATTGGTGCGCTGCAGGCGCTGGGTAAAAACCCGAATCACATCCTGGTTGCGGGTGTCGATGGCACGCCCGATGCGCTGCAAATGATCAAGAACGACAAAATGGTCGCTAGCGTGTTCCAGGACGCTAAGGGCCAGGGCGAAGGTGCGGTGCAAACTGCGGTCAAACTGATTAACGGCGAGAAAGTGCAAAAAGTGGTCGATATCCCGTTCCAGCTGATCACCAAAGAAAACTACGAAAAATTCGCCAGCCAGAATCAGAAATAA
- a CDS encoding helix-turn-helix domain-containing protein, with amino-acid sequence MKLDEIKSLLEKLSASDKQRVIEEWMLKTDSLVVAENFRNSNDMPILNALEFPLLPTLLTGELKRQNITYEEMAIQIGVSISTFKRMIAKPASAKAANLHALLKELGIKVWLEK; translated from the coding sequence ATGAAACTTGATGAAATCAAATCGCTACTTGAGAAACTCTCTGCATCAGATAAACAGAGAGTAATAGAAGAGTGGATGTTGAAAACTGATTCGTTAGTCGTCGCTGAAAATTTCCGTAACTCTAACGACATGCCGATTCTCAATGCCCTCGAGTTCCCATTATTGCCGACACTCCTGACAGGAGAGCTTAAGCGTCAAAACATCACTTATGAAGAAATGGCTATACAAATTGGCGTTTCCATCTCTACGTTTAAGCGGATGATTGCTAAGCCAGCATCAGCTAAGGCTGCCAATCTTCATGCGCTGCTCAAAGAGCTAGGAATAAAAGTATGGCTCGAAAAATAG
- a CDS encoding HipA N-terminal domain-containing protein yields MARKIGVWLYNHPVGTLSEVEMGFAFYYQANYTGRAISLSMPVRPEPYISEELHPFFKGLAPEGWLRKRYAEIQKIDDKDLFGLLMQNGDDLLGAVVLKEMK; encoded by the coding sequence ATGGCTCGAAAAATAGGTGTGTGGTTATACAACCATCCTGTAGGTACGTTGAGTGAAGTGGAAATGGGGTTTGCTTTCTACTATCAAGCCAATTATACCGGGCGGGCGATCTCTCTAAGTATGCCGGTGAGACCGGAGCCTTATATCAGTGAAGAACTTCACCCCTTTTTCAAAGGATTGGCCCCGGAGGGATGGTTGCGAAAGAGATATGCTGAAATTCAAAAAATTGATGATAAAGATCTCTTCGGTTTACTGATGCAGAATGGTGACGATTTGCTCGGTGCAGTCGTACTCAAAGAGATGAAATAA
- a CDS encoding type II toxin-antitoxin system HipA family toxin, with amino-acid sequence MNPERCLINLHLLKGSELTTGYSTKGIKHLLGSLHVSLSLPFTRSQFIQELPERQKGMSISGYQPKLSLRLENGELNVVSNDGTYILKPSPEEYPHLAENEHATMCIMQRLKFDVPPFGLMPFKHDDSRPDELAFVIKRYDRLGEDKARLHQEQLDGAMGLGDKYGNIDNKKTTSYEKAAKFLNRSVNGGLKSKRDIFLRIVYAYLLGNNDFHLRNIGIILPEKGAPYLAPVYDFISVVPYSAAFKEYLALPLLEREENDVESAPGINSLYGEYLGVDFIVLAQGMNIHPALAQKWLNEIISNHQLIIDTYTKSHMPEAQREAVLKYVARRITLLAVTEI; translated from the coding sequence ATGAACCCGGAACGCTGTCTGATAAATTTACACCTGCTTAAAGGATCCGAGTTAACAACGGGCTACTCAACAAAAGGTATTAAACACTTACTGGGGAGTTTACACGTATCCCTCAGCCTGCCTTTTACACGTAGCCAGTTTATTCAGGAACTTCCAGAACGTCAGAAAGGGATGAGTATTTCAGGCTATCAACCCAAACTCTCCCTCCGCCTGGAAAATGGCGAGTTGAATGTCGTCAGCAACGATGGGACCTATATCCTAAAGCCCTCACCAGAAGAGTATCCACATCTGGCGGAAAATGAGCATGCAACTATGTGCATCATGCAGCGCCTAAAATTTGACGTTCCCCCCTTTGGGCTTATGCCATTTAAGCATGATGACAGCCGGCCAGATGAACTCGCTTTTGTTATTAAAAGATATGACCGGTTGGGAGAAGATAAAGCAAGACTGCATCAGGAGCAGTTGGATGGTGCGATGGGCCTCGGCGATAAATATGGCAATATAGATAATAAGAAGACCACCAGCTACGAGAAAGCCGCTAAGTTTTTGAACCGTTCAGTGAACGGAGGTTTAAAAAGTAAGCGAGATATCTTTTTACGCATCGTCTATGCCTACCTACTGGGTAATAATGATTTTCATCTGCGTAATATCGGGATCATCCTCCCTGAAAAGGGAGCACCTTACCTGGCCCCAGTCTATGACTTTATTAGCGTTGTCCCCTACTCTGCGGCGTTTAAAGAATATTTAGCACTGCCTCTTTTAGAACGTGAAGAAAATGATGTGGAGAGTGCGCCAGGGATTAATTCGCTTTACGGAGAATACCTGGGAGTAGACTTTATTGTGCTCGCGCAGGGTATGAATATTCATCCCGCGTTGGCACAAAAATGGCTAAACGAAATTATCAGTAATCATCAGCTGATTATTGATACCTACACCAAAAGTCACATGCCTGAAGCGCAACGAGAAGCTGTTCTCAAATATGTTGCGCGGCGGATAACCTTACTGGCGGTAACGGAGATTTAG
- a CDS encoding NtaA/DmoA family FMN-dependent monooxygenase (This protein belongs to a clade of FMN-dependent monooxygenases, within a broader family of flavin-dependent oxidoreductases, the luciferase-like monooxygenase (LMM) family, some of whose members use coenzyme F420 rather than FMN.) gives MSQTYRRKLKTLVGASSVISAANDAQPGVGMARAIELAKIAEREKITGLFTADLLQADPAGLAGTTGTQDPLIALAALSQVTSHIGLIATVSTSWLHPYNLARQVGTLDHISGGRAGWNAVTSSVGEENFGESQLPPPQERYARATEFIEVMNALYDANERAAVQRTASGGIRLDHQKLHPINYRGDYFQVAGPLNVPPPPQRRPVQFQAGQSEAGVTLGARYAEVIYTSQPTFEAAQAFVADVQQRARRFGREHNPPLIMNSFHAIIGDSDADVARRLRDKHERINFEQGRLRVADMLGGEVDLRDAPLDQPLAAALIPELSQVHRRQGRAAIFRGYALEGLTLRELIIKAEETGHWFVAGTPETLADAIEQRYRAGLLDVISLHGLGQPDQQDLLLNGLLPELRRRQLIDTDYVGNDFRSSLELADLPRGID, from the coding sequence GTGTCGCAAACCTATCGCAGAAAATTGAAAACGCTGGTCGGCGCCAGCAGTGTTATCTCCGCCGCCAATGATGCTCAGCCAGGCGTCGGCATGGCACGCGCCATCGAACTGGCGAAGATTGCAGAACGCGAAAAGATTACCGGGCTGTTCACCGCCGATTTACTGCAAGCCGATCCGGCGGGGTTAGCCGGCACCACCGGCACCCAGGATCCGCTGATTGCGCTGGCGGCGTTGAGCCAGGTGACCTCACACATCGGGTTGATTGCCACCGTCAGCACCAGCTGGCTGCATCCCTACAATCTGGCGCGTCAGGTCGGCACGCTGGATCACATCAGCGGTGGACGCGCGGGCTGGAACGCGGTGACGTCTTCGGTCGGCGAAGAGAACTTTGGTGAGAGCCAACTGCCGCCACCGCAGGAGCGCTACGCGCGCGCCACTGAGTTTATTGAGGTCATGAATGCGCTGTATGACGCCAACGAACGCGCGGCGGTGCAGCGCACTGCCAGCGGCGGCATCCGTCTCGATCACCAAAAGCTGCATCCGATCAACTATCGCGGCGACTATTTCCAGGTGGCGGGCCCGCTCAACGTGCCACCACCACCGCAGCGCCGTCCGGTGCAGTTCCAGGCGGGCCAGTCTGAAGCGGGCGTGACGCTTGGCGCACGTTACGCCGAAGTGATTTACACCTCGCAGCCAACCTTTGAGGCCGCGCAGGCGTTTGTCGCCGATGTGCAGCAGCGCGCACGACGTTTTGGTCGCGAACACAATCCGCCGCTGATCATGAATTCGTTCCACGCCATCATTGGTGACAGCGACGCCGATGTGGCGCGTCGTTTACGCGATAAGCATGAGCGCATCAACTTTGAACAAGGCAGATTACGCGTGGCAGATATGCTGGGCGGAGAGGTCGATCTGCGCGATGCGCCGCTCGACCAACCGCTTGCGGCAGCATTGATTCCCGAGTTGTCACAGGTGCATCGCCGCCAGGGGCGCGCGGCCATCTTCCGTGGTTATGCGCTGGAAGGATTGACGTTACGCGAGCTGATCATTAAAGCCGAAGAGACCGGCCACTGGTTTGTCGCTGGCACGCCGGAAACGCTGGCGGATGCCATCGAACAGCGCTATCGGGCCGGTTTGCTGGATGTGATTTCACTGCACGGCCTCGGGCAGCCGGACCAGCAGGATTTACTGCTTAACGGCCTGCTGCCGGAACTGCGTCGCCGCCAACTGATTGATACGGATTATGTGGGTAATGATTTCCGCAGCAGTCTGGAGCTGGCGGATTTACCACGCGGCATCGATTAA
- a CDS encoding M20 family metallopeptidase translates to MTLNALQLTLENSLEQHSAAYLKVSQAIFQNPETGNNEYFASEQLTQLLTAQGFDVTRNVTGHETAFYAVKSSSKPGPTIAFLAEYDALIGIGHACGHNLIGTTSVAAAITLSQVLEETGGRVVVLGTPAEEGGLAGPGGPKGNVKKRFVEAGLLKEVDVALMVHPAGKTRLTESTLANNHLYFHFYGKPSHAASAPHEGINALDALVLLYNGISVLRQQLPDGVRVHGIITNGGQAPNVIPEYASAHYYIRADSRDVVESLEPRLRAIAEGVALATGARVEIDHQIGPRDFKLNPALDALLLDEFSAAGEQVDLSPQKNKVSTDAGDISHAVPTAHPWLKIGPDDLIFHTVPFREAANSERGYQALLIGARVLARTGLRLLTDADALTNVKADFARQP, encoded by the coding sequence ATGACGCTGAACGCCCTTCAGCTCACGCTTGAAAACAGCCTCGAACAGCACAGCGCCGCCTATCTCAAGGTCTCGCAGGCGATATTTCAAAACCCCGAAACCGGCAACAACGAGTATTTCGCCAGTGAACAGCTGACACAGCTGCTGACGGCGCAGGGTTTTGACGTCACCCGCAACGTCACCGGACATGAAACCGCCTTCTATGCGGTGAAGAGCAGCAGCAAACCTGGCCCAACCATCGCTTTTCTGGCGGAATATGATGCGCTGATCGGTATCGGACACGCCTGCGGCCACAATCTGATCGGCACAACCAGCGTGGCGGCAGCAATCACACTTTCTCAGGTACTGGAAGAAACCGGTGGCCGAGTAGTGGTGCTGGGTACGCCAGCTGAAGAGGGCGGATTAGCCGGGCCGGGCGGCCCCAAAGGCAACGTGAAGAAACGCTTTGTCGAAGCCGGATTGCTGAAAGAGGTCGACGTGGCGCTGATGGTGCATCCCGCCGGTAAAACCCGCTTGACCGAGTCAACGCTGGCCAACAATCACCTCTATTTTCATTTTTACGGCAAGCCATCGCATGCCGCCAGCGCGCCGCATGAGGGCATTAACGCGCTGGATGCCTTGGTGCTGCTGTACAACGGCATCAGCGTGCTGCGCCAGCAACTGCCCGACGGCGTGCGCGTGCACGGCATTATTACCAACGGCGGTCAGGCCCCGAACGTGATCCCGGAATATGCTTCGGCGCATTACTACATTCGCGCCGACAGCCGTGACGTTGTCGAATCACTCGAACCGCGTCTGCGCGCTATCGCTGAAGGCGTGGCGCTAGCCACCGGCGCGCGCGTCGAGATTGATCATCAAATTGGCCCGCGCGATTTCAAACTCAATCCGGCGCTGGATGCGCTGCTGCTGGATGAGTTTAGCGCCGCAGGCGAACAGGTTGATCTGTCGCCACAGAAGAACAAAGTGTCGACCGATGCCGGTGACATCAGCCATGCGGTGCCGACTGCGCATCCGTGGCTGAAAATCGGTCCTGACGATCTAATTTTCCACACCGTGCCGTTCCGTGAAGCAGCGAACTCAGAACGCGGCTATCAGGCGCTATTGATTGGCGCGCGGGTACTGGCGCGTACCGGCTTACGTCTGCTGACCGATGCGGATGCATTAACCAACGTCAAAGCGGATTTCGCGCGCCAGCCATAA
- a CDS encoding methionine ABC transporter permease encodes MSPVMIDLLLNALGETVLMTAISGLFSLLAGLPLGLILVMTSPGGIAEHRAINRVLGLVINSFRSLPFIILLVALIPFTRFLVGTSLGTWAAIVPLSITATPYFARVAEVSLRDVDRGLIDAVRAMGASKLRIVWDVLIPEALPGILSGFVVTLVALIGASAMAGAIGAGGLGDLAIRYGYQRFETSVMIAVIAVLIVLVCGIQWIGDRLVQRIDKRHA; translated from the coding sequence ATGTCGCCAGTCATGATTGATTTACTGCTCAATGCGCTGGGCGAAACGGTATTGATGACCGCCATTTCCGGCCTGTTTTCGCTGCTGGCGGGCTTGCCGCTCGGCCTGATTCTGGTGATGACCAGCCCCGGCGGCATTGCTGAACATCGGGCGATCAATCGCGTGCTTGGCCTGGTCATCAACAGCTTCCGCTCGCTGCCGTTCATTATTTTGCTGGTGGCGCTGATTCCCTTTACCCGCTTCCTGGTGGGAACGTCGCTCGGTACCTGGGCGGCGATTGTGCCGTTGTCGATCACCGCAACACCGTACTTCGCACGCGTGGCGGAAGTTTCGCTGCGCGATGTCGATCGCGGCTTGATCGATGCGGTACGCGCCATGGGTGCCAGTAAACTGCGCATCGTCTGGGATGTGCTGATCCCGGAAGCGCTGCCCGGCATTCTTTCCGGCTTTGTGGTCACGCTGGTGGCGCTGATTGGCGCTTCAGCAATGGCCGGTGCGATTGGTGCGGGCGGGCTGGGCGATCTGGCGATCCGTTACGGTTATCAGCGTTTTGAAACCTCGGTGATGATCGCGGTTATCGCGGTATTGATTGTGTTGGTATGCGGCATTCAATGGATCGGCGACCGCCTGGTGCAGCGCATTGATAAGCGTCATGCGTAG
- a CDS encoding methionine ABC transporter ATP-binding protein produces the protein MTLFSAAETPFNALTRGVADSTHDEAQVTFRNSTSVVRLQGVSRRFRQTQALRDISLTVQKGEILGLIGRSGAGKSTLIRCLNGLEQPDEGVIEIEGRNITGLSEKQLQTVRSRVGMVFQHFNLLSAKTVAQNVALPLKIAGMAKAQRQQRVAELLELVGLADKAQSYPAALSGGQKQRVGIARALAASPALLLCDEATSALDPETTRSILALLKSLNQKLGITILLITHEMEVIKSVAHRVAVIDAGQIIEQGPVWQVFAHPQSALTRTLLRGLLPQLPENLAARVSDQPQGEAIYSVHFAGDDAQGDLLTRFAAALPGKFRLLQGGVDHIQHYAVVRFFIALPVANAADEQQILSWLHTQQAQVELVGYVASHD, from the coding sequence ATGACGCTATTCTCAGCAGCCGAAACGCCCTTTAACGCTTTAACGCGCGGCGTGGCCGACAGTACGCATGACGAGGCGCAGGTGACGTTTCGCAACAGCACCAGCGTGGTGCGCCTGCAAGGTGTGTCGCGGCGCTTCAGACAGACGCAGGCGCTACGCGATATTTCGTTAACGGTGCAGAAAGGCGAAATTCTTGGCCTGATTGGGCGCAGCGGGGCGGGGAAATCCACGCTAATCCGCTGTCTTAACGGGCTGGAGCAACCTGATGAAGGCGTCATCGAAATCGAAGGCCGGAACATCACCGGCCTGTCAGAAAAACAGTTACAAACGGTGCGCAGCCGCGTCGGCATGGTGTTCCAGCACTTCAATCTGCTGTCGGCGAAAACCGTGGCGCAGAACGTGGCGCTGCCGCTGAAAATCGCTGGCATGGCTAAAGCGCAACGCCAGCAGCGCGTAGCGGAATTGCTGGAATTGGTGGGATTAGCGGACAAAGCGCAAAGCTATCCGGCGGCGTTATCCGGCGGACAAAAACAGCGTGTCGGCATTGCGCGCGCGCTGGCGGCCAGTCCGGCGCTGCTGCTGTGTGATGAAGCCACTTCCGCGCTCGATCCGGAAACTACGCGCTCAATTCTGGCGCTGCTCAAATCCCTTAATCAAAAACTTGGCATCACTATTCTGCTGATTACCCACGAGATGGAGGTGATCAAATCTGTCGCGCATCGCGTGGCGGTGATTGATGCCGGGCAAATTATCGAACAAGGTCCGGTGTGGCAGGTGTTTGCTCATCCGCAATCGGCGCTGACGCGCACGCTACTGCGTGGCTTGTTGCCGCAGCTGCCGGAAAACCTGGCCGCGCGCGTGAGCGATCAACCGCAGGGTGAAGCCATCTACAGCGTGCACTTTGCCGGCGACGATGCGCAGGGCGATCTGCTGACGCGTTTTGCCGCGGCGCTGCCGGGCAAATTCCGCCTGCTGCAAGGCGGTGTCGATCACATCCAGCACTACGCGGTGGTGCGTTTCTTTATCGCGCTCCCGGTGGCGAATGCCGCCGATGAGCAACAGATTCTCAGCTGGCTGCACACGCAGCAGGCACAAGTGGAGTTGGTAGGTTATGTCGCCAGTCATGATTGA
- a CDS encoding MetQ/NlpA family ABC transporter substrate-binding protein has product MHTRLASVKNKFLLTAGALLLASAALSPLSIAHAADKTSIKVGIMSGEDEDVWREVIKQAASKGLTVKTVIFNDYNQPNEALQNGEVDANAFQHQPFLNNQIKVNHYDIVRVGDTAVWPIGLYSKKVKTAAELKEGAVIGVPNDPSNEARGLVLLEQQGLIKLKPGVGIAATTADITANPHHLQIKELDSGIIGRSVPDLDAAVVNTDWALKSGLTAADRIAQEPVKDNPYNNFIAVKKENVSAPWVKTLVSSYQNDAVKTVFDKVYKGTGETAW; this is encoded by the coding sequence ATGCACACACGTTTGGCCTCGGTAAAAAATAAATTCCTGTTAACCGCCGGCGCTTTGCTGCTGGCGAGTGCGGCGCTGTCGCCATTGTCCATCGCGCATGCGGCGGATAAAACCTCAATCAAAGTCGGCATTATGAGCGGCGAAGATGAAGATGTCTGGCGCGAAGTCATCAAGCAGGCCGCCAGCAAAGGCCTGACGGTGAAAACGGTCATCTTCAACGACTACAACCAGCCGAACGAAGCGCTACAAAACGGTGAGGTGGACGCCAACGCCTTCCAGCATCAGCCGTTCCTGAATAACCAAATCAAGGTGAATCACTACGATATCGTACGCGTGGGCGATACCGCCGTCTGGCCGATTGGTCTCTACTCGAAGAAAGTAAAAACGGCCGCCGAGCTGAAAGAGGGCGCGGTCATTGGCGTGCCAAACGATCCCTCCAACGAAGCGCGCGGCCTGGTGCTGCTGGAGCAGCAGGGGCTGATCAAACTGAAACCGGGCGTGGGCATCGCGGCGACCACCGCTGATATCACCGCTAACCCCCATCACCTGCAAATCAAAGAGCTGGATTCCGGCATCATTGGCCGCTCTGTTCCCGATCTGGATGCTGCGGTGGTGAACACCGACTGGGCGCTGAAAAGTGGCCTGACCGCCGCAGACCGCATTGCCCAGGAGCCGGTAAAAGATAACCCATACAACAACTTCATTGCGGTGAAGAAAGAGAACGTCAGCGCGCCATGGGTGAAAACGCTGGTCTCTTCTTATCAGAACGATGCTGTGAAGACCGTGTTTGACAAGGTCTACAAAGGCACCGGTGAGACAGCCTGGTAA
- a CDS encoding TetR family transcriptional regulator, producing the protein MSDTITKRKNDPEGLKRRILAGALKMFAEFGMQGARLEQIAEHAQTTKRMVVYHFGNKEQLYIEVLEQVYQAIRQHETGLNLAAMEPELAMTKLVEASFDYHVSHPDFMRLVCTENLLRGRYIMQSERIKTLNKSALDVLDDILTRGQQQGLFIQELDTVDVHRLLSSICVHHVSNRYTFHTLFTPNDSEEDSIRRNRQLAVTATLRYVRKAP; encoded by the coding sequence ATGTCGGACACCATAACCAAACGAAAAAATGACCCTGAAGGGCTCAAGAGACGCATCCTCGCCGGTGCGCTGAAAATGTTTGCCGAGTTCGGCATGCAGGGCGCGCGGCTGGAGCAGATCGCTGAGCACGCCCAAACCACCAAACGCATGGTGGTGTATCACTTCGGCAATAAAGAGCAGCTCTATATCGAGGTGCTGGAGCAGGTGTATCAGGCGATTCGTCAGCATGAAACCGGCCTGAACCTGGCGGCGATGGAGCCGGAGCTGGCGATGACCAAACTGGTGGAGGCCAGCTTTGATTATCATGTTTCGCATCCGGATTTTATGCGGCTGGTGTGTACCGAAAACCTGCTGCGCGGCCGCTACATCATGCAATCGGAACGCATTAAAACGCTGAATAAGAGTGCGCTTGATGTGCTCGACGACATCCTGACGCGCGGTCAGCAGCAGGGGCTGTTTATTCAGGAGCTGGATACCGTCGATGTGCACCGCCTGCTCAGCAGCATTTGTGTGCATCACGTTTCCAATCGCTACACCTTTCATACGCTGTTCACGCCAAACGATAGCGAGGAGGACAGCATCCGCCGTAATCGGCAGTTAGCGGTCACCGCCACCTTGCGATATGTGCGCAAAGCCCCGTAG
- a CDS encoding D-arabinono-1,4-lactone oxidase, translated as MNKDPHLYPLRHTHNTDQDSALWNWAQNTVVGQRSQLQQPQNEAELQQLLRNANGNVRVLGSRLSPGRMLGVDEQDLLLDLSAFNGVMAQDADSVTFAAGTPLEQVYSALTDMDRMLASSPGVIAVQTLAGAMATGTHGQGLGQSSLADEALRIRMVLADGSVREFVRGEPDFAAAQVSLGTLGIVTAVTLRTRPFRLFTCHKFAVPADTLEQDLVAWNQQYEMSKAWWFVDDNLMHVWNAQQASDEETQAWYANQREVIEHGDDTDSSLNDTIDQTLAQMHRDTQIHGKGGKQFRTVTRFRDFTDISGDIYQLFCRGIAVPQINVEIGVPLEKTPQIISKIKAWYAENHPHMHYPIILRCTGASEAWLSPAYQHATCFFGFVVYYADDGSLSEDGLHFLTEVEKLLAAEGGRPHWGKYYDPQRYQWRDIYPQWDAFREVRNQLDPQRRFSNDYVTALFD; from the coding sequence GTGAACAAAGACCCCCACCTTTATCCCTTACGCCATACGCACAACACCGACCAGGACAGCGCTCTGTGGAACTGGGCGCAGAACACGGTGGTTGGTCAGCGCAGTCAGTTACAGCAGCCGCAAAACGAAGCGGAGTTACAACAACTGCTGCGTAACGCCAATGGCAACGTGCGCGTGCTGGGCAGTCGTCTATCGCCCGGTCGTATGCTGGGCGTGGATGAGCAGGATCTGTTGCTGGATCTCAGCGCCTTTAACGGCGTGATGGCGCAAGATGCGGATAGCGTGACCTTTGCTGCCGGCACCCCGCTGGAGCAGGTCTATAGCGCGCTGACCGATATGGATCGCATGCTGGCGTCCTCGCCAGGTGTGATTGCGGTGCAAACGCTGGCGGGCGCAATGGCGACCGGCACCCACGGCCAGGGTTTAGGCCAAAGCTCGCTGGCCGATGAAGCGTTGCGCATCCGTATGGTGCTGGCTGACGGCAGCGTGCGTGAATTTGTACGCGGCGAGCCTGATTTCGCGGCGGCACAGGTTTCACTCGGCACGCTGGGCATCGTGACCGCCGTTACGCTGCGTACGCGCCCTTTCCGCCTGTTTACCTGCCACAAGTTCGCTGTTCCTGCCGATACGCTGGAGCAGGATCTGGTCGCGTGGAATCAGCAATATGAGATGAGCAAAGCCTGGTGGTTTGTTGATGACAATCTAATGCATGTGTGGAATGCACAGCAGGCCAGCGATGAAGAGACGCAAGCCTGGTATGCCAATCAGCGCGAGGTGATTGAGCACGGCGACGATACCGACAGCAGCCTGAACGACACGATCGACCAGACGCTGGCGCAGATGCATCGTGACACGCAGATTCACGGCAAAGGCGGCAAACAATTCCGCACCGTGACGCGCTTCCGCGACTTTACCGACATCAGCGGCGATATCTATCAGCTGTTTTGCCGTGGCATTGCCGTGCCGCAAATCAACGTGGAGATCGGCGTGCCGCTGGAGAAAACGCCGCAAATTATCAGCAAGATTAAAGCGTGGTATGCCGAGAACCATCCGCATATGCACTACCCGATTATCCTGCGTTGTACCGGCGCGTCTGAAGCCTGGCTCAGCCCGGCTTACCAGCACGCCACCTGCTTCTTTGGCTTTGTGGTCTATTACGCCGATGATGGCTCGCTGTCGGAAGATGGCCTGCACTTTCTTACCGAAGTGGAGAAGCTGCTGGCGGCCGAAGGTGGACGTCCGCACTGGGGCAAATATTACGATCCCCAGCGCTACCAGTGGCGCGATATCTATCCGCAATGGGACGCTTTCCGTGAAGTGCGTAACCAGCTCGATCCACAACGCCGTTTTAGCAATGACTATGTCACTGCTTTGTTTGATTAA